The DNA window TTTTTTTGATTTCTCAATTTTTTCTATTATTTCCACCAAATTACTACTCTCTAGTTTATATATATGCTCTTGTAATTGAGAAACCTTATCTATATTAATTAAAAAATCATTACAATCTGTTTCTTTAAGTACTATTAAATCTCTAAACCAATATAACATCATGTCTAGTACTTCCTCTACATTATCTTTATACTTATTAAAAAAATCTATACCCTCAAAGAATTTTAAAGGGTCCTTACATATTAATTTATCTAATATATCTATAGTTTCTTCTCTTTTTATATTAAAATCCTCAGATTCTTTTAATTCTATGGCTCTACCTACTATGCCATTTGATAGTTTAGCGTATATTTTAGCTTCATTCTCATTAATATTATATTTTTTTGATATAAACTTTTCAATTAAGTTACTATTTATCCTATTTAATTTTAAAAGTTGAATTCTAGATAATATGGTAGGTAAAAATCTATTTGAATTAGTACTTAACATTATTATAACTGCATAGGCAGGAGGTTCCTCTAATGTCTTTAAAAGTCTATTTTGAGCACTCCCTGTCATTGAATCTGCATCATTTATTATGAATATTTTCTTTTCACTTTCATATGGTTTTCTTATAATTTCCTGTTGAAGACTTTCAATTTGATGGTTCTTTATACTTTTTCCATCTGGATAAATGTATATTAAATCTGGATGATTTTCACTTTCTATTTTTAAACATGACGTACATATATTACAAGAATCACCAGAAAAACTATCACAAAGTATACCTTTAGCAAAGGCTTTTCCTATACTTTTTTTGCCACTTCCAATGGGTCCGTCAATAATATATCCATGGGCAACTTTATCTTTTCTAATAGTTTCTTTTAACTTATCTATTGTTCTTTCATGGCCTAAAATACTCTTAAAATCCATTTATTCCTCCCATTTAGGCTTTTTCAAAGCGATCTACATCAATTACAAAGATAGTAGCTCCTCCTACCTTTACTTCTACAGGATAGGTGGCTAAAAGGCCTGCATTACCCATTATTGGAGTAGGTGCTGTAGCTATCTCTTTCCTTGATTTACACATATCTTTTATTATATCTATTACCTTATCCACTTTTTCCTTTTCTACTCCCACAAATATAGTTGTGTTTCCTGCTCTTAGAAATCCCCCTGTTGAAGCTAATTTAGTCACACCATAGCCATTTTCAGTTAATTTTTCAACTACCCCTTGAGCATCCTCATCATGCACTATAGCAATTATTAGTTTCATACCATAACCTCCCATTTAAATAATTCTATAATATATCATCTATGCGTTTCTTAATATCTTCATGGATTTCTTCTATGGTTTTTTCTGCATCTATTTCTTGTATTCTATCTACATGTTTATCTCTTAATTCTTCATATCCCTTGTAAACTCTTTTATGAAAATCTATTTTCTCATTTTCTAGTCTATCCTTTTCCCCTTGTTTAGACTTTCTCCTAATTCCTTCTTCTGGAGATATTTTAAATAAAAAAGTCACATGTGGCATACAACCATCTATAGCAAATTTATTTATTGCTTCTACTGTGTCTATACCTAAGTTTCTTCCTATGCCTTGGTATACCACACTAGAATCTACAAATCTATCACAAATTACTATCTTGCCCTCGTCTATAGATGATTTTATTACTTCACTTACATGTTGTGCTCTAGATGCAGCGTATAAAAGGGCTTCCGTCATATAATTCATATTTTCATTGCTCACATCTAGTATTACTTTTCTTATCTGCTCACTTATATATGTGCCACCTGGTTCTCTAGTAAGGACTACGTCATATCCTTTATTTTTAAGATACTCCTCTAACATTTTTATCTGAGTTGTTTTTCCTGCTCCATCTGGTCCTTCAAAACTAATGAATAATCCTTTCATACTATACCTCTTCCTAATTTAAATATATACTATTATTTTAACATAAATAAAAAAATATTATAGGTATAGGTTATTCCATAATTTAAAAGAGCAGCATGAAACATGATCATGCTACTCTTTTATACCTTTATTTTATTAATTCATATACTAATACACACGCTTGACCTCTTTTTACTTTTCCTTTGTATTCTATTGGATCAAGAAGTTTATCTATTGCCCCTATTTTTTTAGCTTTAGCTACAGAAACCTTAGCCCAATCACTTACATCATTTGTATTTTTCATATCGTCTAAATCTAATTTTATTTCTCCATATTTTTTCTCATATGCATTTACAACTATTTGAATTAATTCTTCCCCTGATATTTCTTTTTCTGGTTTAAACTCTCCATCGAAACCGCTAATTAGATTATTTCTATAAGCTACAGAAACAAACTTGCTATACCAACTTTCAACCCCTACATCTTCAAATACTTTATTATTTTCATAAGAGTTCATATCTATATCTAATGCATTTACTAAGATGGCAGCTATTTGGGCTCTCGTTATGTACCCTTCTGGGTTAAATTCGTTATTATTAGAGCCAGAAATAATATTTTTTTCTGATAACTTTTCTATATAGTCCCTTGCCCAATGACTACTTATATCTGAAAATATCTTTTTAGGTTTATTATCTTCTTTTTCTATCTCCTTCATAAATCGGCTCTCTTCTCTAGCTCCTTCTTGAATTTCTCTTATTATCTCTTCAATACTTTTTGTTGATCTATTATTCTTTTCACTTTTAGATCCTTTTTTATATTCTCCTATCTCTTTCATAAATTCAGTTTCTTCTCTTGCTGCTTCCATTATTTCCTCTATTATTTCCTCAATACTCTTACTTTTAGATCCTTTTTTATCCATCCCTATCTCTTTCATAAATTCTGTTTCTTCTCTTGCCGCTTCTTGAATTTCCCTTATTATCTCTTCAATACTCTTACTTTTTGTTGACTTATTACTCTTTTTACTTTTAGATTCTTTTTTATCTTTGTCTTTATTTTTGTCTTTATCTTCTCCTATCTCTTTCATAAATTCACTTTCTCTTCTAGCTGCTTCTCTTATTTCCTCTATTATTTCTTCAATACTCTTATCCTTTTTCAACTTGCTGATTTCTGTCATTCTAGATCCAGAAGATACTACTGTATTATTATTTTCTGTTAATCTAGGAATTTTACCTTGTACTCCTATATATCCGTAGGATGTAAAAGTAGTACTTATTAAAAGAGAAATAATTAATAATAGAATTTTGATTTTTTTGTTCATGGCTATCCCTCCCTGCCACAATATATTAGCACAACCAATTGGTAAATTTTGTAATTAGTTGTCGTCTATATAATTTTTATTTATTTTCTATAACTAAAAAACTAAAATTACCCTTTAACCAAGTAGGGCAAAAAATAATAAGAGCTACTAATTAGTAGCTCTCATCATATTTAACTAAGTACTTACTCCATATTTTTTTAATCATCATATTATAGTATTCATATTCAATGTCATCTATAGATAAGTCCGTAATTTTTGTTTCACATTCTCTGCATATACGTTCATCTAATAAATTTATGTATTCCTTAGGTTTTTCCATACACATAATACAATTACTC is part of the Anaeromicrobium sediminis genome and encodes:
- a CDS encoding DNA polymerase III subunit, which encodes MDFKSILGHERTIDKLKETIRKDKVAHGYIIDGPIGSGKKSIGKAFAKGILCDSFSGDSCNICTSCLKIESENHPDLIYIYPDGKSIKNHQIESLQQEIIRKPYESEKKIFIINDADSMTGSAQNRLLKTLEEPPAYAVIIMLSTNSNRFLPTILSRIQLLKLNRINSNLIEKFISKKYNINENEAKIYAKLSNGIVGRAIELKESEDFNIKREETIDILDKLICKDPLKFFEGIDFFNKYKDNVEEVLDMMLYWFRDLIVLKETDCNDFLINIDKVSQLQEHIYKLESSNLVEIIEKIEKSKKDLRAHVNYQLTIENMLLCIQEVQ
- a CDS encoding cyclic-di-AMP receptor; its protein translation is MKLIIAIVHDEDAQGVVEKLTENGYGVTKLASTGGFLRAGNTTIFVGVEKEKVDKVIDIIKDMCKSRKEIATAPTPIMGNAGLLATYPVEVKVGGATIFVIDVDRFEKA
- the tmk gene encoding dTMP kinase — translated: MKGLFISFEGPDGAGKTTQIKMLEEYLKNKGYDVVLTREPGGTYISEQIRKVILDVSNENMNYMTEALLYAASRAQHVSEVIKSSIDEGKIVICDRFVDSSVVYQGIGRNLGIDTVEAINKFAIDGCMPHVTFLFKISPEEGIRRKSKQGEKDRLENEKIDFHKRVYKGYEELRDKHVDRIQEIDAEKTIEEIHEDIKKRIDDIL
- a CDS encoding S-layer homology domain-containing protein is translated as MNKKIKILLLIISLLISTTFTSYGYIGVQGKIPRLTENNNTVVSSGSRMTEISKLKKDKSIEEIIEEIREAARRESEFMKEIGEDKDKNKDKDKKESKSKKSNKSTKSKSIEEIIREIQEAAREETEFMKEIGMDKKGSKSKSIEEIIEEIMEAAREETEFMKEIGEYKKGSKSEKNNRSTKSIEEIIREIQEGAREESRFMKEIEKEDNKPKKIFSDISSHWARDYIEKLSEKNIISGSNNNEFNPEGYITRAQIAAILVNALDIDMNSYENNKVFEDVGVESWYSKFVSVAYRNNLISGFDGEFKPEKEISGEELIQIVVNAYEKKYGEIKLDLDDMKNTNDVSDWAKVSVAKAKKIGAIDKLLDPIEYKGKVKRGQACVLVYELIK
- a CDS encoding sigma factor G inhibitor Gin; its protein translation is MSNCIMCMEKPKEYINLLDERICRECETKITDLSIDDIEYEYYNMMIKKIWSKYLVKYDESY